CACGCCGACAGCGCTGTACCGGCACGTCGACGGGCGCTGGGGGCTGGAGCGGCTGGTCGGCGAGAGCATCCTGGCCGAGTTGCGGCTGGACGACGATCCCGAGCACGACGTGCCCCGGCACCTGCTCTCGTTCGCGATGCAGCTGCGGGCGTTCGCGCTGCGCCATCCCGGGCTCGTCGGCTACCTGCAACTGCTGTTCCCGCGCGGGGAGAGCGGACAGCGGCTGTTGGCCGCAGAGGTCGAAGCCCTGGGCCGCCGTGGTTACGCGGCCGACGCGGCGATCGTGCTCAGCGGTGCGGTGGCGTCGCTTGCCATCGCGATGACCGCTTCGCAGGAGAACAGCGAGGCGGCGGAAGTGGCGGACGCGGACGGCCTGACGCGCGAGCGGGAGGCGGTGGTCGACCGCTTGGCGCAGGACGAACGCCTGGGCGCGGCGCCGACCACGTTGCCGCAGATCCCTCGCGCGGAGTACGTGCGGTTGCTGCTGACCGCGTCGATCCGTGGCCTTGTCGAGGTGTGCCCGCCGGGGCGCCCGGTGGCCGAGATGATCGCCGACCTCGCGGCGACGGGGGTGGGTGTCTGATGGCACGTGGCTTCCAAGGCGCCGTGATGCGCGGGTTCGGCGCGCGGGACCACGAGGCGACCGTGCTGGGCACCGAACAGCTCGCGCCGCACTTCCTCCGGATCAGGTTCTCCGCGCCGACGCTGTTCGAGGACGTCATCGCCGGGCCCGCGGCGTGGTTGCGGTTCTGGTTCCCCGATCCCGACGGCGGACCGACCGAGCACCAACGCGGATACACGATCACCGAGGCCGACCAGAACGCCGGGACGTTCGCCATCGACGTTGTGCTGCACACCCCGGCCGGGCCCGCTTCGCACTGGGCGCGGACGGCGCGGCCGGGGATGACGGTCGCGGTGATGTCGTTGGGCTCCACGGTGTTCGAGGTCGCGGAGGAACGCCCGGCCGGGTACCTGCTCATCGGCGACGCGGCATCGATCCCCGCCATCAACGGGATTCTGGAAGTCGTCCCGGACGACGTGCCTGTAGAGCTGTATCTGGAAGAGCACGTCGCGGAGGACAGGCTGATCCCGCTGCGCACGCATCCCCGCGCGCGAGTGCACTGGGTACCGCGCCGGGACGCGACGACGTTGGCGGCCGCGATCGAGGCCAGGGACTGGTCGGACTGGAGCGCGTGGATCGCCACAGAGGCGGGCACGTTTAAGCACGTGCGCACGCGGTTACGTGACTCGTTCGGCTTCCCGAAGGCGGAGGTGCACGGCCGCGCCTACTGGTACCACGGCAGAGCTATGGGCTCTCTTCGGTCCAATAAGGACAGTGCTGAGCCGACACCGCCGCCGGTTCAGGAAAAGCCGGTAAGGGGAGCGTGGCGCGCGCAGGCGTCCGGCCGGTTGCTCGCACCCTTGCGCCGGACCCTGATCGCAGCCGGAGTTCTGCAGGCCGTCGTCACGCTCGTGCGCTTGGCACCGTTCGTGCTTCTGGCGGAGCTGGCCCGGCATGTGCTCGCGGGCGAGTCCGATCTGTGGGGTATCGGGATCGCCGCCCTGGTGTTGCTGGGAACGGGAATGCTGCTGGAGTCGGCGCTTCTGCTGTGGCTGCACGCGGTCGACGCCCGCTTCGCGCGCGAGCTGAGACAGCGGCTGCTGGGCAAGCTGGCGCGGCTGCCGTTGGGCTGGTTCACCGCACGTGGCTCGGGTGCGATCACGAATCTGGTCCAGGGTGACACGTTGTCGCTGCACTACTTGGTCACGCACGCAGTGCCGGACGCTGTCGCGGCGATCGTCGCGCCGCTCGCTGTCCTGGGCTACCTGTTCGTCGTCGACTGGCGGCTCGCACTCGTGCTGCTGGTGCCGATCCTCGTCTACCTCGTGACGATGTCGGTCATGGTTGTGCAGTCGGGCCCGAAGACCAGGCAGGCGCGGCAGTGGGCCGAGCGGATGGCGGGGGAGGCGGGCGCCTACCTGGAGGGCCAGCCGGTGATCCGGGTGTTCGGGGGCGCGACGGCCTCGACTTTCCGCCGTCGCCTCGACGAGTACATCGGGTTCCTCGGAGCGTGGCAGCGGCCCTTCACCGGCAAGAAGACCCTGCTCGACTTCGCCGCCCGCCCGGCGACGTTCCTGCTGTTGATCACCGGGGTGGGCACGCTGCTCGTGCTCGGGGGAACCGATCCTGGCGTGCTGCTGCCATTCCTGGTGCTGGGCACCACGTTCGGCGCGCGCCTGCTCGGTGTCGGCTACGGGCTCGCCGGGCTCCGCGAAGGAATGCTCGCCGCACGGCGCATCCAGGTCGCGCTCGACGAGCCGGAGCTGACCACGCGCGAGGACAGCAGCTCCGGCGTTCCGGGAACGGTCGAGCTGGACCGGGTCGGGTTCGCTTATCGGCCTGGGGTTCCGGTGCTCCACCACGTGTCCTTGACCCTGCGGCCCGGCACGGTGACGGCGCTGGTTGGTCCATCCGGCTCGGGCAAGTCGACGCTCGCGGCGTTGGTCGCGCGCTTCCACGACGTGAGTTCCGGGAGCATTCGGATCGGTGGTCGCGACATCCGCTCCCTGACCGCCGATGAGCTGTACACCCGAGTCGGTTTCGTGCTTCAAGACGCCCAGCTCGTGCACGGCACCGTGCGCGAGAACATCGCGCTCGCCGTGCCTGACGCCACCGACGAACAGGTGCGCGCGGCCGCCCGCGATGTGCAGATCCACGACCGGATTTCCCGCCTGCCCCAGGGATACGACACGGTGCTCGGCCCCGGAGTCCAGCTCTCGGGTGGCGAGCGGCAACGGCTCACCATCGCCCGCGCGCTGCTGGCCGACACGCCGGTCCTTGTCCTCGACGAAGCCACGGCGTTCGCCGACCCGGAGTCGGAGTACCTCGTGCAACAGGCGCTGAACCGGCTCACCGCGGGGCGGACCGTGCTCGTCATCGCCCATCGCCTGCACACCATCACGAACGCCGACCGGATCGTGGTGCTCGACCACGGCCGCATCGCCGAGACCGGCACCCACGAAGAACTGCTCGCGGCCGAAGGCCGGTACAGCGACTTGTGGCGGGCCGGGGGAGTCAAGGAGGAAGTCCGGTGATCCGCACTCTGCTTCGGCTGATCCCGGTCGCTGAGCGAAATCACTTGCGGCGCCACGTCAGTCTCACGATCGCGTCCGTGCTGCTGCGCGCGGCCGGAGTCGTGGTGCTCGTTCCGCTCGTCGCCGCGTTGTTCGGCCCGGAGCCCGCTGACGCGCTTCCGTGGCTGGGCGTTCTCGCCGCCGTCACCGCGGCTGGGTGGGGCGTGGACGCGATGGTGGCCCGGCTGGGCTTCGAGATCGGGTTCGCCTTGCTCGACCACGCCCAGCACGATGTCGCCGACCGGCTCACCCGGGTGCGTCTGTCCTGGTTGGACAGTGAGACGACACCAACGGCTCGTCAGGCGATCGCCGCGACCGGGCCGGATCTCGTCGGACTGGTCGGATACCTGCTCACTCCGCTGCTCGGAGCCGTGCTTCTCCCGATCGCCATCGCGGTGGCGCTGCTGCCGATCGCTTGGCCGCTGGGCGTTGCCGCACTCGGTGGGGTTCCTGTGTTGCTCGGGGCGTTGTGGTTGTCCGGCCGCCTCACGCGGAGCGCTGATCGGACGGCTTCGGCGGCCAACAGCGCGCTGACGGAGCGGATCGTCGAGTTCGCCCGTACTCAGCAGGCCCTGCGTGCGGCCCGGCGGGTGGAGCCCGCCCGAAGCCACGCGGGTGCGGCGGTGGCGGCTCAGCACGGTGCGACCATGCGGCTGCTGCGCATGCAGATCCCCGGCCAGTTGGTGTTCAGCCTCGCCACTCAGCTCGCCCTGATCCTGTTCGCGGGCACCACGACCATGCTGAGCCTGAACGACTGGCTGACCGCGCCCGAGGCGGTGGCGCTGATCGTCGTCATCGCCCGGTATCTGGAGCCGTTCAGCGCGCTGGCCGACTTGGCGCCCGGCATCGAGACGGCGGCGACGACCCTCGGGCGGATTCGCGCAGTGCTCACGGCTCCGACGGAGTCCGGGGGGCCGAATGTCCACACAGGGCACATTCCGCCGCGGATCCGCTTCGAGAACGTCAGTCACCGCTACACGACCGAGGACGTTCTCACCGGCATCGACCTCACGCTGGAGCCCGGCACCACCACCGCGATCGTCGGACCGTCCGGCTCTGGCAAGAGCACCGTGCTCGCCCTGCTCGCGGGGCTGCACCGGCCCACCGGCGGGCAGATTCTCGTCGACGACACCGACATCACCGAGCTGTCCGCGGACCTGGTGAGCGTCGTCTTCCAACAGCCTTACCTGTTCGAGGGCACCATCCGGGACAACATCCTTGCGGGACAAACGAACCCGGACCCGCAGCGGTTCGCCGAAGTCGTTGCACTCGCCCGCGTCGAAGAGCTGGTCGAGCGGGAGCACACGCTCGTTGGTGAGGCGGGCGCCGCGTTGTCCGGCGGCGAACGCCAACGCGTGTCCATCGCACGCGCCTTGATGAAACCCGCTCCCGTGCTCCTGGTCGACGAAGCCACGAGCGCGCTGGACACCGAGAACGAGACGGCCGTTGTCCGGGCGCTCAGCGCGGACTCGGTGCCGCGAACGCGGGTGATCGTCACACACCGAGTCGGCGGTGTTCGACACGTCGACCGCGTGATCTTCCTCGAAGACGGGAGGATCGTCGAGGACGGCACGGTGGCCGGGCTTTTGGCTCTGGACGGTCGTTTCGCGGATTTCTGGCGGCATCAGCTCGACAGCGCGGACTGGCGGATCAGCTCGTGACGCACACGCAGGGGGAGTCGGAGTGGGTTCCCACGCCCGACGGACGACGGCTGCACGCGATGGTGCTGCCCGGCCCGGAGAGCGCCGCAGAGGCGCCGACTGTGGTGTTCGAGGCCGGTTCCGCCGCGTCCCGCTCGTCGTGGTCCCGGGTCCAGCCCGGTGTCGCTCGGCACGCTCGCGCGATCGTCTACGACCGTTCCGGGCTCGGCCGGAGCCCGTCCGATCCGAACGGCCGCACGCTCGCGCGCATGGCCGACGATCTCAACGCCGTGCTCGACCACTTCGGCCCGGGGCCGTTCGTCCTGGCCGGGCACAGCGCGGGCGGGCCCATCACCCGGCTGGCCGCCGCAACGCGGCCCGAGCGGATCGCCGGCCTGGTCCTGGTCGACCCGACCGACGAAGCCGCCGATGTCCTGTTCAGCAGCGGTTTCCGCCGTGCCGAGCGGCTGACCATCGCAACCGGGGCCGTGCTCGCACGCCTCGGCCTGCTCCGGGTCACCTTCCGTCCGCTACTGCGGGGCATTCCCGACGACGTCCGCCGGGACCTCGAACGCGAGGCGTTCCATCCGGGAGTGGTGCGCACGCAGCGGGAGCAGGCTCGCACGTTCCTCGACGAGCTGGCCACGTGGCGCGGCGAAGCGCCGGACCTGGGCGCCATCCCGCTCACGGTCATCTCCGGTGCGCTCCGGGGCGGCGGGTTCACCGCTTCCACGCGCGTGGAAGCGATCGAGGCCCACGCCCGTCGCGCGGCCGCATCACCACGTGGTCGTCACGTGATCGCCGCGGAGTCCGGGCACTACGTCCCGGTCACGGAACCGCAGGTGATCATCGAGGAGATCACCGCGCTGGTGAACCCGGCCCGCGGGTGCTGACCGCGGCTCAGTCGGCGGCCAGGCGGACGCCGAGGCCGATGAAGATCCCACCGGTGGCGACGTCGATGCGGCGCTTGGCCGAGCGGCGCCGCCGCAGCCAGCCGCCGATCCGCCCGGCGAGCACCCCGACCGTGCCGTCGACCAGGAACTCCAGCGCGATCAGCACCGCGCCCAGGATGGCGAACTGAAGCCAGACGTTGCCCAGCTGCGGGCTGATGAACTGCGGCAGGAAGGCGATGGTGAAGGTGACCATCTTCGGGTTGATCAGGTTGGTGAACAGCCCGTTCAGGAACGCCTTGCGCGCGGTCATCCCGCCGCCGGACTCCTCGACGTCGGCGGTGCCGGCCCCGCGGTGCCGGATCATCTGCACACCGAGGTAGATCAGGTAGATCGCGCCCGCGATCCGCACCACGGTGAACGCGGTCGGCGCGGCTTCGAACAGCGCGGCGAGGCCGACCGCCGCGAGCGCGACGTGCACGGCCTCGCTCACCGCCACCCCGGCGGTGGCGAACAGCCCGGCGCGGGGGCCGCCCTTGATGCCGCAGCCCAGCACGAACAGCATGTCCGGCCCGGGAGTGAGCATCGCGACCATCGTCGTCAGCGTGAACAGCGCGAGGAGGTGTGGGTCAACCGGCACCTCCAGATCATGCCACGGCCGGGTGAGCGCATCACCGGGATTTCCCACGGGCCGGACGCACGTGGTCGTCCGGCCCGCGGGGACGGCTACGCGGTGAGCGGGGCGAGCCTGCGCAGCGTCTCCTCCTGGCCGATGGCCTGGGTGATCGCGTGCAGGTCGGGGCTGCGGGTGGAGCCGGTGATCGCGATCCGGATGATCTGCGACGCCTCGCGGATGGACCCGGGGAAGTTCTCCGGGTCCTTCTTGTACTCCTTGGCGTTGCGGGCGAAACCGTGCTTCGCGGCCAGCTCGCGGATCTGGTTGAACCACTCCTGGCCGTCTTCCACGTGCTGGTAGCCGTCGACGAAGTCGCGCACCAGCGCCCGGACCACGTCCGCGGGCACGCCGAGCGCGGTGATGCGCTCGTCGTCGACACCGGTGACGGCCTCGTGCAGCTGCGGGAAGAAGAAGCCGTAGGCGGCGCGGAAATCGCTCCACTTCCGCAGGTCCTTGCGCGGGTTGTCCACGCCGTCGCGCTCCACCGCCAGCCCGCGCAGGGCCAGCTCCGGCTCGGCGTCGAGGACCTTGCGCAGGTCCTGGTCGAACCGCTCGGCCCAGACGAGCATCGCGTCCAGGATCTCCTGGCCGGACAGCGTCGCGATGTGGTCGGCCGAGAGCGCGTCCAGCTTCACCAGGTCCACCAGGGGACCGGCGACGCCGCAGTTGGCGAGCTGGATGGGCTCGGCGAGCGCCTGCTCCAACGGCAGCTCGGCGAGGCGGCCGTTGGCCAGGCCCCGCAGGTAGTACAGGACCGCGGCGGCCGGGTAGCCCGCCTCGATGTAGAAGTCGACCCCGGCCTCGGGGTCCTTGCGCTTGGACAGCTTGCGCTTGCTGCTGCCCTCCTGCTTCATCAGCGGCGCGATGTGCGCGTAGGTGATGGGCTCGAACCCGAGCGCCTCGAACAGCTGCTGGTGCACCGGAACGGAGGAGATCCACTCGTC
The window above is part of the Allokutzneria albata genome. Proteins encoded here:
- a CDS encoding TetR/AcrR family transcriptional regulator, translated to MPRAAGGRPARIAVADIVRAGRELGMRRLSVKAVAARLGVTPTALYRHVDGRWGLERLVGESILAELRLDDDPEHDVPRHLLSFAMQLRAFALRHPGLVGYLQLLFPRGESGQRLLAAEVEALGRRGYAADAAIVLSGAVASLAIAMTASQENSEAAEVADADGLTREREAVVDRLAQDERLGAAPTTLPQIPRAEYVRLLLTASIRGLVEVCPPGRPVAEMIADLAATGVGV
- a CDS encoding ABC transporter ATP-binding protein/permease; the protein is MARGFQGAVMRGFGARDHEATVLGTEQLAPHFLRIRFSAPTLFEDVIAGPAAWLRFWFPDPDGGPTEHQRGYTITEADQNAGTFAIDVVLHTPAGPASHWARTARPGMTVAVMSLGSTVFEVAEERPAGYLLIGDAASIPAINGILEVVPDDVPVELYLEEHVAEDRLIPLRTHPRARVHWVPRRDATTLAAAIEARDWSDWSAWIATEAGTFKHVRTRLRDSFGFPKAEVHGRAYWYHGRAMGSLRSNKDSAEPTPPPVQEKPVRGAWRAQASGRLLAPLRRTLIAAGVLQAVVTLVRLAPFVLLAELARHVLAGESDLWGIGIAALVLLGTGMLLESALLLWLHAVDARFARELRQRLLGKLARLPLGWFTARGSGAITNLVQGDTLSLHYLVTHAVPDAVAAIVAPLAVLGYLFVVDWRLALVLLVPILVYLVTMSVMVVQSGPKTRQARQWAERMAGEAGAYLEGQPVIRVFGGATASTFRRRLDEYIGFLGAWQRPFTGKKTLLDFAARPATFLLLITGVGTLLVLGGTDPGVLLPFLVLGTTFGARLLGVGYGLAGLREGMLAARRIQVALDEPELTTREDSSSGVPGTVELDRVGFAYRPGVPVLHHVSLTLRPGTVTALVGPSGSGKSTLAALVARFHDVSSGSIRIGGRDIRSLTADELYTRVGFVLQDAQLVHGTVRENIALAVPDATDEQVRAAARDVQIHDRISRLPQGYDTVLGPGVQLSGGERQRLTIARALLADTPVLVLDEATAFADPESEYLVQQALNRLTAGRTVLVIAHRLHTITNADRIVVLDHGRIAETGTHEELLAAEGRYSDLWRAGGVKEEVR
- a CDS encoding ABC transporter ATP-binding protein, which produces MIRTLLRLIPVAERNHLRRHVSLTIASVLLRAAGVVVLVPLVAALFGPEPADALPWLGVLAAVTAAGWGVDAMVARLGFEIGFALLDHAQHDVADRLTRVRLSWLDSETTPTARQAIAATGPDLVGLVGYLLTPLLGAVLLPIAIAVALLPIAWPLGVAALGGVPVLLGALWLSGRLTRSADRTASAANSALTERIVEFARTQQALRAARRVEPARSHAGAAVAAQHGATMRLLRMQIPGQLVFSLATQLALILFAGTTTMLSLNDWLTAPEAVALIVVIARYLEPFSALADLAPGIETAATTLGRIRAVLTAPTESGGPNVHTGHIPPRIRFENVSHRYTTEDVLTGIDLTLEPGTTTAIVGPSGSGKSTVLALLAGLHRPTGGQILVDDTDITELSADLVSVVFQQPYLFEGTIRDNILAGQTNPDPQRFAEVVALARVEELVEREHTLVGEAGAALSGGERQRVSIARALMKPAPVLLVDEATSALDTENETAVVRALSADSVPRTRVIVTHRVGGVRHVDRVIFLEDGRIVEDGTVAGLLALDGRFADFWRHQLDSADWRISS
- a CDS encoding alpha/beta fold hydrolase, whose translation is MTHTQGESEWVPTPDGRRLHAMVLPGPESAAEAPTVVFEAGSAASRSSWSRVQPGVARHARAIVYDRSGLGRSPSDPNGRTLARMADDLNAVLDHFGPGPFVLAGHSAGGPITRLAAATRPERIAGLVLVDPTDEAADVLFSSGFRRAERLTIATGAVLARLGLLRVTFRPLLRGIPDDVRRDLEREAFHPGVVRTQREQARTFLDELATWRGEAPDLGAIPLTVISGALRGGGFTASTRVEAIEAHARRAAASPRGRHVIAAESGHYVPVTEPQVIIEEITALVNPARGC
- a CDS encoding LysE family translocator codes for the protein MPVDPHLLALFTLTTMVAMLTPGPDMLFVLGCGIKGGPRAGLFATAGVAVSEAVHVALAAVGLAALFEAAPTAFTVVRIAGAIYLIYLGVQMIRHRGAGTADVEESGGGMTARKAFLNGLFTNLINPKMVTFTIAFLPQFISPQLGNVWLQFAILGAVLIALEFLVDGTVGVLAGRIGGWLRRRRSAKRRIDVATGGIFIGLGVRLAAD
- a CDS encoding glutamate--tRNA ligase: MLDRAVIDALFPADLPEPQHWEQQYPARELPEGALVTRFGPSPTGFVHIGGIYVATIDQDLARRTGGRYLVRIEDTDQSREVEGALEQFGRAFDYFGLSADEDVDRGGDYGPYAQSARERIYLTYVRELLRQGRAYLDFATKDELSDITKRQQAQKVAPGYYGRWSLWRNATAEQVQAKLDAGEPYVVRFRAPDDTGRRTRFTDAIRGEIEAEANRNDVVVLKSSEQSPRLPTYHFAHAVDDHLMRVNLVIRGDEWISSVPVHQQLFEALGFEPITYAHIAPLMKQEGSSKRKLSKRKDPEAGVDFYIEAGYPAAAVLYYLRGLANGRLAELPLEQALAEPIQLANCGVAGPLVDLVKLDALSADHIATLSGQEILDAMLVWAERFDQDLRKVLDAEPELALRGLAVERDGVDNPRKDLRKWSDFRAAYGFFFPQLHEAVTGVDDERITALGVPADVVRALVRDFVDGYQHVEDGQEWFNQIRELAAKHGFARNAKEYKKDPENFPGSIREASQIIRIAITGSTRSPDLHAITQAIGQEETLRRLAPLTA